The DNA region CTGGGAGCCGCCGAACACTCCCGCCCTGTGGGAGGCCGCCTGACCCTTGCCGCGGGCCCGCCCCGACCGGCGGGCCCGTCCGGGTCCCGGGCGGGACCACTGCTCATCCGCGCTGGTGGGAGCGTGGATGCGGACCCATGGCCGTCAGGTCGCGCCTCCGGGGGGAGACGCGGCCGCAAGGGCCGGATTCCGGCCTGGGCCGACCGCGTGGACGGTCAGTCGAGGATGCCGCGGCGATAGGCAGTCGCGACGGCCGCGGCCCGGTCCTTGACGTCCAACTTGCCGTAGATATGGGTGAGATGGGTCTTGACCGTGGCTTCGCTGATGAACAGCCCCTTCGCGATGTCACGGTTGGACGTGCCCCTGGCGACGAGTGCGAGCACTTCCCGTTCGCGGGTGCTCAGCCGCTCGTCGTCAGGGGCACGTACGCGTTGCACCAGGCGGGACGCGACGGCCGGGGAGAGGACGGTGCGGCCCTCGGCGGCGGCGCGGACGGCGCCGAACAGCTCGTCGCGCGGGGCGTCCTTGAGCAGGTAGCCCGTCGCGCCGGCCTCGATGGCGGGGAGCGTGTCGGTGTCCGTGTCGTACGTGGTGAGCACCAGGACGCGGGCGCGGGCACCGCGCCGGGTCAGCTCGGCGATGGCGTCGACCCCGCCGCCGCCCGGCATCCGCAGGTCCATCAGGACGACGTCCGGGTCGAGCCTGGCGGTCAGCTCGACGGCCTGGACGCCGTCGGCCGCCTCACCGAGGACCGTGAAGTCGGGCGCCGACTCGAACATGCCGCGCAGTCCGTCGCGCACGACCGGGTGGTCGTCGACGACGAGGACGGTGATCACTTCAGTGTTCATCGCCCACCAACGGTACGCGCGCCGACACGGCCGTGCCGCCACCGGGCTCCGACTCGACGGTGAGGGTGCCCGCGATGCGCTCGGCGCGGGCCCGCATGCCGGTGAGGCCGAAGCCGCCGGTGCGGGTGCGGGTGGCCCTGGCGAGGGGGTCGAAGCCACGGCCGTCGTCGCGGATGTCGAGGGTGACCTCCCCCGCCATGTACGACAGGGTGACGCCGACGCGGGTCGCGGCCGCGTGCCGGGCGGCGTTCGACAGGGCTTCCTCGGCTATGCGCAGCAGGGTCGCCTCGATCTCCTCGTGCAGGGGTCCGTCGGTGCCGGTGACCGTGAAGTCGGCGCGCACGCCCGTGCGCTCGCCCCACTCGGCGACCGTCGCGCCGAGGGCCTCGGGCAGGCTGTCGTGCTCCAGGGCGACCGGGGCGAGGTTGTGCACGGAGCGCCGGGCCTCGCCGAGGCTGTGCCTGGCCAGGCCGGTGGCCCGGTCCAGGTGCTCGCGGGCGAGCTGCCGGTCGGGGGTGTTCGCGACGACTTGGAGCTGGGCGATGATGCCGGTGAGGCCCTGCGCGATGGTGTCGTGGATCTCGGCGGCGAGGCGTCTGCGCTCGTCGGCGACGCCCGCCTCACGCGCCTGGAGCAGGAGTTGGGCGTGCAGCGCGGCGTTCTCGTCGAGGGCTTGCTGGAGCGCGGCGTTGGCCGCTTCGAGCTGGTCGATGGTCCGCTCCTGGAACCGGGTGCGTTCCTCCTCCTTGTTGGCGATGTGGGCGAAGACCGTGAGCAGCCCGACGTTCACGCCGAGCATCGCCCCGAACACCACCCAGCCGATCCGCCCGTGCGGCGGCAGCCCGCCCGCCTGCGCGCCCGCCATGACCACGGCGGTCGCGAACAGGCCGACGGGGACCAGGCGGTGCGGTAGCAGCCGCTCGGAGCCGAAGTACCCCGTGACGGCGTAGAACACGAAGAACGGGTTCAGCCACGACAGCGTGAACGCGAGCGCCCAGCGCAGGAAGTAGTACGCCGTACCGGAACGGGAGGGGCCCGGCCGGGACCGGGCGGCCCCGATCCACCAGACCTGCAGCCCCGTGGCGGCCACGATGAGTCCCGCCGCCACCGCCCACGCGTCCCACCCCATGCCGACGACCTCGGCGGTGGCCGCGGAGAGCAGGCTGCCGAAGGCGAGGAGGACGAGGGGTCCCCACCGGTGGAACAGCTCCCAGCGCTCGGTGACGAGGGTGGTGGGGGTGGGGGCTGTGGTGGGGGTGGCATCCCGAGCCGGGGGTCTGCCGGAGTTGGTGCGGGCGTCCCGTGCCGAGGGTCTGCCGGAGGCGGCGGTGGCGTCGGGGCCGTCGGGCGTGCCAGGTCGGGGCATGCGCCCAGTCTCGTCCACTCGGCCCGCGGGTCCCGCCGCGCCCCCGCTCGCTGCCGACGGCGCCGTCCTCACTCCCAGCGGAACCATCGCGCCGCCGCCGCGGTGAGTGCCGTCGTCCACAGGACGAGCACGCCCAGGTGGACCGGTCCTGGCCAGTCCCCGGCCGCTGCCTGGTTCAGGGCTTCCGCCGCCGCGCCGAACGGCAGCGCCTCGACGATCCGGGCGAGGGCGTCGGGCATCGCCCGCACCGGCAGCCAGACGCCCGCGCTGAACATCATCGGGAAGAAGACCGCCGAACCGACCGCCGTCGCCGCCTTGGAGGTGCGCGACAGCGCGGACACCAGGGCGCCGAGCGCCAGCGCGGCGGCTGTCGCGAGGACCAGCGCGATCGCGTACCCGCATATCTGCCGGGGCAGCGGCACGTCGAAGACGGCCCGGCCGACGGTCAGGGAGAGCAGTGCCGAGCCGAGCGCGGCGGCGCCGTGCAGTCCCATCTGCGCGCCGAGCACCGCGGCGGGCCGCACGGGTGTGGCCGACATCCGGCGCAGGATCCCGCGCTCGCGATAGCCCGTGATCACCGGCGGCATGGCCTGGATCCCCGCCATGATCATGGAGAGCAGCACCGTCACGGGGACGTACGCGTCGACCAGGCGGATGCCGCCGAGGTCGTCCTGTGCCTCCCGGAACGAGGGGATGGATCCGAGGACCGCGAGGAGCACCGTGGGGAAGGCGAGGATCCAGAAAAGGGAGCCCGGTTCACGCCGGAACAGCCGCGCTTCGGCCTTGAGGACGGCTCGGGCGGCGCCGGGGGCACGGGCCGGGGCGGAGTGCGGGCCGGGCGTCGGCCCGGGGGTGGCGGGGCTGGTGGCTGCGGCGGCCGAGGGGGGTGCGGCGGCCGATTCGGCCGAGCCGAGGGGAGTCGTCATGCCGGGGCTCCGTGGTGTCCGGGGCGGGTGGGCTGGTGGCCGGCTGCCTGGGGAGGCGCGGGGCCGTCGGCCGCCGTGGAAGGGTCGGTCTCCGTGGTCGTCAGGTCGAGGAAGGCGTCGTCCAAGGTGGCGTCGGTGACGCGGAGTTGGTGGGCCGTGATGCGGTGGCGGGCCAGGAGAGTGAGGAGGGCGTCGACCGTGGCGTCGGTGCCGTTGAGGGTGAGGCGGCCGTCCTTCTCCGTGGTGGAGCGGAGCCGGGGCAGCGCGGCCAGGTCGGCGGGGGCCAGCGGCACCGAAGGGGTGAAGGAGATGACCGTGGAGCCGGCGGAGCGGCCGATGAGGCCCGCGGGGGTGTCGAGCGCGGCCACCCGGCCCCGGTCGATCACCGCTATGCGATCGCAGAGCCGCTGGGCCTCCTCCATGAAGTGCGTGACGAGCAGGACCGTGACGCCGCTGTCCCGCACCTCCTCGATCAGTTGCCAGGTGTCCCGGCGGGCCCGTGGGTCGAGGCCGGTGGTCAGCTCGTCCAGGACGACGACGCGGGGGCTGCCGATCAGGGCGAGGGCGATGAAGAGGCGCTGCTTCTGGCCGCCGGAGAGCTTGGCGAAGCGGGTGGTCAGCTTGTCGGTGAGGCCGAGCCGCTCGGCGAGCGGACGCCAGTCGGCCGGGTGGGCGTAGAACGCGGCGTACAGCTCCAGTGCCTCGCGGACCGTCAGCTTCGGCTGCAGCTCGCTCTCCTGGAGCTGCGCGCCGAGGACGCGGGTGACGCGCGCGTGGTCGGCCACCGGGTCGAGCCCGGCGACGCGCACCGAGCCCGCGTCGGGCACGCGCAGGCCCCCGACGCATTCGACGGTGGTCGTCTTGCCCGCGCCGTTGGGCCCGAGGACGCCGAAGATCTCGCCCTGCTCGACGGCGAACGAGACGCCGTCGACCACGGCCCGGCCGCCGTAGGCCTTGCGCAGGTCCCTGACTTCGATGAGAGGAGGAGGCATGCGACAAGCCTCGCCGTCACGGCCCCCGCCCCACATCGGCCATCCCGCCGCGACCACCATCCACCGATCGGTTGATGCCCCCCTACGACCCCCGAGGCGCCCCGGAAACGGCCGCGCCACCCGCCGGGCCCACCCACCGGACCCACTCACCGGATCCACCCACCGGATACACCCACCGGATACACCCGCCGATCCACCGGCCCACCGCCGCCAACAACCGCCCACGGCCTAGGACCAGCGGCCGACCCGGACCGGGCCAAAACTCGGTGGGCGCTGTCAGTGGTGAAACGTAGGCTCGCCCCTGATGTCCACCACACCCGCACCTGCCCAGGACCACGGCGGACGCTCCGCCGTCAGGACGCTCACCCGGCTCTGGCCGTATGTGCGTCCCGTACGGACACGCCTGTTCACGGCCGCGTTCGTCGCGATCGTGGCGTCCTGTACGGGCCTGCTGTTCCCGCTCGTCCTGAAGTGGATCGTGGACGGCCCGGTGGCCGACCGGGACACCGGGGGCGTCTGGCTCGGGGCGCTGCTCCTGCTGGGGCTCGGTGTCGCGGAGGCGCTCCTCTTCGGCTTCCGGCGCTGGCTGGTCGCGCGGCCGCTCGCGGGCGTGGAGGCGGAGATGCGGGCGGACCTGTTCCGCCACCTCCAGCGCGTGCCGGTCGCCTTCCACGACCGGTGGGCGTCCGGCCAGTTGCTGTCGCGCGGCACGACCGATCTGATGCTGGTGCGCATGTTCCTCGCGTTCCCGCTGACGTTCCTGCTGGTCAACGGCACCACGATCGCGGTCGGCATGGCCATTCTGCTGGCCCAGGACTGGACGCTCGGCCTGGTCCTCCTCGCTCCCGTGGTGCCGATGGTGGCCTTCCTCGCGTACTTCGAGGGGCGGTACGCCGCCGTGGCGCGGCGCGCGCAGGACCAGGTGGGCGATCTGACGACGGTCGTCGAGGAGAGCGTGCTCGGCATCCGGATCATCAAGGGCTTCGGGCGGCACCGCAGTCAGGCCCGGGCGTTCCGCGAGCTGTCGGGCACGCTGCGCGGCACGGAGCTGGTCAAGGCCCGCCTCCTTGCCGCGATCTACGGCGTGATCATGACGCTGCCGGAGCTGGCGATCGGGGCGGCGCTCGTGCTCGGCTCGGTCCAGGTGGCCGACGGCGACCTCTCCACGGGCACGCTGGTGGCGTTCCTTTCGACAGCGCTCGCGCTGCGCTGGCCGGTGGAGTCGATCGGCTTCCTGCTGGCGATGAGCCAGGAGGCGGCGACGGCCACGGAGCGGTACTTCGAGGTCCTGGACGCGGAGCCGGAGTCGGACACGGGGGCGGACTCGGGCACCTCAGACTCGACGGCGGGCACCTCGGACTTGACGACGGGCACCTCGAACGCGACAACGGGCACCTCGAACTCGACAACGGGCACGGGCGACTCGGACCTGGGAACAGGCACGGGCGACTCGGGGACGGGCGCGGACAAGGCAGGCGCAGCCGCCGCAGTCCCCACGCCACGCACCCCCACCTCCCCCTCGCCCCTCACACCCGCACCCGCACCCGCACCCGCACCCGCACCCGCGTCCACACCCACGTCCACACCCACACCCACACCCACACCCACCGACGGCATCCGCTTCGAGGCAGTCGAGTTCCGCTACCCCGACGCCCCGGACGACGCCCCGCCCGTCCTGGACCGCATCGACCTGCACATCCGCACCGGCGAGACGCTGGCCCTCGTCGGCGCCACCGGCAGCGGCAAGACCACGCTGACGGCCCTCGTGCCCCGGCTGCACGAGGTGACGGGCGGGCGCATCACGCTCGACGGCGAGGACATCGCGGCGCTGCCGCGCGAACGCGTGCGCACGCTGGTGTCCATGGCCTTCGAGGAGCCCACGCTGTTCTCCGCGTCCGTGGGCGAGAACGTGCTCATGGGCGCCGACGGGAGCGCGGGTGAGGAGGAGCTGGGCCGAGCACTCGCGGTCGCGCAGGCCGAGTTCGTGCACGGGCTGCCGAAGGGGGCGGACACGCAGGTCGGCGAGCAGGGGCTGAGCCTGTCCGGCGGGCAGCGGCAGCGGCTCGCGCTGGCCCGCGCGGTGGTCGGCAGGCCACGCTTCCTCGTCCTCGACGACCCGCTGTCCGCACTCGATGTCCACACGGAGGCGCTGGTGGAGGCGGCGCTGCGGCGGGTCCTGAAGGACACCACGGCGCTGGTGGTGGCGCACCGCCCGTCGACGGTGCTCCTCGCGGACCGGGTCGCGCTGCTGTCCGGGGGCCGGATCACGGCCGTGGGCACGCACCAGGAACTGCTGCGGGAGAACGCCGAGTACGCATGGCTGATGTCTGGGGGGACGGACGAATGAACACGGTGGGCGACAAGAAGACCCAGCCGGACGACGAGCACTCCGACAAAGCCGTCACACCCGCCGACCCCTCAGCCAGACCAGACAGCCCCAACAGCCCGAACAGCCCGGATGACCCGGACAATCCCGACACCCATGGGAGCCCAACCACCCCTGAGAACGCCGACACCACCGACACCATCAACAACACCGTCAACACCGTCAACACCAACAAGACCAACAAGACCAACAAGACCAACACCAGCAAGACCAACACCAGCAAGACCAGCAAGACCGCCCAGGAAGCCCTGGACGAAGCCTTCGACCAGGACACTCTCCCCGCTCCCCCGGGTGCGACCGGCGCCCTGCTGCGCTCCCTGCTCGCCCCCCGCCGCGCCCGCGTCACGCTGGCCGCCGTCCTGCTCCTCGTCCAGCAGGCCGTCATCCAGGCCGGGCCGCTGCTCGTCGCGTACGCCATCGACCGGGCCGTGCCCGCGTTCCGCGCCGACGACCACGGCCCGCTGATCGCGGTCGGCGTGGCCTACCTGGTGTGCGCGGGGGCAGCGGGGGCGTTCCAGTACGCCTTCATCGTGGCGTCCGCGCGCGTGAACCAGGACGTGCTGCTCGATCTGCGGGGCCGGATCTTCCGGCACGCGCAGGCGCTCAGCGTGGACTTCCACGAGCGGTACACGTCGGGGCGCCTGATCTCCCGCGCCACCACGGACGTGGAGTCGCTGCGGGAGCTGCTCAACGAGGGCCTCCAGGAACTGCTCACGGTGGTGCTGTCGTTCGTCACGATCTCGGCGATGCTGCTCTGGCTCGACCTGGGGCTCGGCGCGGTCGCCGTCCTGTCGTTCGTGCCTCTGTACGCGCTGATCCGGCTCTACCAGCACCGCGCGGGGAAGGTGTTCCGCGTCCGCTCGACCGCGGTCGCCGCCGTCATCGTGAAGTTCACGGAGACGATGAACGGCATCCGGCCGGTGCGCGCGTTCCGCCGCGAGCGGGCCAACGAGGAGCAGTTCGCGGCACTCAACCACCGGCACGAGCGCACCAACGGCGACGCGCTCCTGGAGATGGCGCGGTACGTGGTGGGCTCACGGCTCGTCGCGAACACGGCGGTCGCGGGCATCGTGCTGTGGGGCGCGTACCGCGTCGCGCAGGACACGCTCGCGCTCGGCGTGCTCGCCGCCGCGGTGCTGTACCTGCGGCGGCTCTACGACCCGATCGACCGGCTCGGGATGTTCCTCAACTCGTACCAGTCGGCGGCGGCGTCGCTGGAGAAGATCGCGGGGCTGCTCGCGCAGACGCCGTCCGTGCCGGAGCCGGAGGCCGGCACCGAGAAGCAGCTGCCGCCGCTCGCGTCCGAGCACCCGGGCCGCACCGTCGAGTTCGACGGCGTGCGCTTCGCGTACCGCACGGGCGGTGAGATCCTGCCGCGCTTCGACCTGACGCTGCCCGCCGGGCAGACCGTGGCCGTCGTCGGCTCGACGGGAGCGGGCAAGTCGACGCTGGCGAAGCTGCTCGCGCGGTTCTACGACCCGTCTGCGGGGCAGGTCCTGCTGGACGGCGTCGACCTGCGCGAGCTCGCCGTCCCGGAGCTGCGGCGGGGCGTCGTGATGGTCACGCAGGAGGCGTTCCTGTTCTCCGGCACGGTCGCGGAGAACATCGCGATCGGCCGCCCGGACGCGACCCGCGGGGACATCGAGCGCGCGGCGAAGGCCATCGGCGCCCACGACTTCATCATGTCGCTGCCGGACGGCTACGACACCGACGTGCGCAAGCGCGGCGGCCGCATCTCGGCGGGCCAGCGCCAACTGGTCGCGTTCGCCCGCGCCCTGCTCGCCGACCCCGCCGTCCTGATCCTCGACGAGGCGACCAGCTCCCTGGACATCCCCGGCGAGCGAGCGGTGCAGCGGGCGATGGACACGGTGCTGCGGGGCCGCACGGCGGTCGTGATCGCCCACCGCCTGTCGACGGTGGAGATCGCCGACCGGGTCCTGGTGATGGAGCACGGCCGGATCGTGGAGGACGGCGCTCCGGACGAACTGATCGCGGGGACGGGTCCGTTCGCGGAGTTGCACCGGGCCTGGCGGGACAGCGTCGTGGGCAGCGGCGCGTAGCGGCTGCGCGGCGCGCACGCCGGGATCGTGGTGGTACGCGCGTCAGGCGTGCGCCGGGCCGGTCAGGGCGGTGAGGGCCTGGTGGAGCACGGTGCCGGTCGAGGGCGCTTCGGGCCAGCGGGCCGCGATGTGGCCGTCGGGGCGGACCAGCAGGGCTCCGTGCGGGCCCAGGCCGCACGCGTCGGCGTGCTCCCCCGGCAGCGGCTCCACGCGCAGGGGCCACGGCCCGGCGGTCCGCGGCTCCCATAGCGCGGGATCCGGGGTGAGCACGGTGAACCACTCCCCGCACGCGTCGAGCGTGGACCGCTCGGGGGCGAGCCAGAGGTGAGGCAGGCGCCGGCCGGGCCTCGCCACCGGAAGGTACTCCGTGCCCTCCCCGCCCTCGCCGCTCCCGTCCCCCTCCCCGCTCCCGTCCCCCTCCCCGCCCACCGACGGCTCCGGCGGAGGGCTGCCGTCGGGGAGGACGGCAGCGGAGTCGTAGCTGACGCCGAGCACGAGGCCGAGCTGCGCGAAGTACCGCTCCGACCACGGGAGTTCCACGTCGTCCAGCGCCGCGCCGCCGGACCGGAGCTGTTCGCGGCGCCGTTCGAGGACCTCGAACCCCAGCTTGGTGTTGGCCACCGCCTGGCGCAGCGTCCGATGGGCGACGGGCAGCCGCTCCGCCTCGTAGGACTCCACCAGGGCGGGCCCGGCCCAGCCGCGCAGGACACCCGCCAGTTTCCAGCACAGGTTGTGGACGTCGGCGAGGCCCGCGTTCATGCCGAGGCCGCCCATGATGGGGAGGGCGTGCGCGGCGTCACCGGCGAGCAGGATGCGGCCGTGGCGGAAGCGCTCGGCGACGGCCGCGTTCATGGTCCAGTGCTGGACGCGCAGCACGTCGGCCGTGACGTCGCCGCCGAGGGCGCGCGACACGACGGCGGCCCAGTCGGCGCCCGCGGGGTCGTCGGGGGTGGGGGCGAGCCAGGACCAGCCGCCCTCGGGGTAGAGCGGCAGGAAGGTGCCGTGCGCGGTGAAGTAGACGCCTGCGGGCTGCCGGGCCGCCAGGCCACTCAGGTCGGCGTCGAACACGACGGTGGTGACGCGCGCCAGCTCGCCGGGGCCGGTCGTGGCGATGCCCAGCAGCCGCCGGACGGTGGAGTTGGCGCCGTCGGCGGCGAGGACGTACCGCGCCCGTACGCGGGCCTCCTCGCCGCTCCGGCGGTCGACGAGCACGGCCGTGACGCACTCGGCGTCCTCGGTGAGCCCGACGAGTTCGGCGCCGAACCGCACACCCCCGCGCGCCGCGCCCAGGAGCAGGGGTTCGAGGCGGTCCTGGGAGGTGACCGCGCCGGTCACGGGGCTCTCCGGCACGGGCGCGCGGACCCCCACCATCTCCGCGCCGGCGAAGTCGCGGCCGGACAGGGTGTCGCGGAAGCGGATGCGGCCGTACTCCGCGGGGAACGCGGCGTCCGTGATCCGGCCCGCGAGGCCGAGCCCCCGGAAGATCTCCATCGAGCGTACGTTGACCAGCCTGGACCGGGGAAACGGTGACAGCTCGGTGCGCTTCTCGACCAGCGATGTCCCCACGCCCCAGCGTTCCAGGAGCACGTGGGCGGTGAGCCCGACGGGCCCACCGCCCACGATGAGCACGTCCACATCCACGTCCACGTCGGCGTTCGTTTCGGGCACGTCGGGCATCTCCCGCTCACCTCGGTCCGTCGCGGCGAGGTCACCGCCGCACCGCCCATCATCCGCACCGGTCGGCGGACCGCAACGCCCGCGCGCGGCGTACACCCGAACGTGCCCGCCGCACCGAGGCGCACGCGGCCCGTACGCAGGAACGCGCTCAGGCCGCGCCCCCGGCGGCGTGGAACGCCCGGGCCGCGAGGCCGATCCACTCGGGCCGCTCCCAGGTGCTCCAGCGGGCGCGGGCGGCCCGGTCGACGGCGGCGGCCGTCTCGTCGGCGGTGGCGCCGTCGGCCCGCATCCGGTATGTCTCGGCGCGGACGCACACCAGGTAGTCGCGGACGTCACGGATCAGGGCCGCGTCGGTCACCTCGCCGTGGCCGGGGACGACGATGTCCGGGCCGAGGGCGAGGAGTTCGCCGAGGACCATGCTCCAGCGGTCGCCGTCGACGTCGGTGTCGTACGGCGGGAAGTACGGGACGATCGGGAAGATCCGGGTCTCCAGGAGATCACCGCCGAACAGCACCCGGCCGTCGACGAGGACGGTCTGGTCGGACGCCGTGTGCGCGGGGCCGACCGGCCGCAGCTCGGCGACGCGCCCGCCGAGGTCGAGCTCGGCCGACCTCACCGGACTCCACCACACGGCAACACCAACACCCCCCCCTGGCCCACCCCCCACTCGGCCCACACGAAGCGCACAGCCGACGACCCCCACCTGTAGCCCGAACGGAACCCCCCGAACCGATCACCGAACGGGAACCCCCACCGGACCGATCCCCGCGAACCGGACCGGAGGGGCCGTGCCGGTATGTCCGCGCGCAGCTCGGCCGACCACGACGGACGTACACCCAACACCGGCCAGGCCACACACGCGAGCACGGACATACCGGCACGGCCCCGCCCCACAACCGGACCGAAGGCGGAGGACAGCAACCCCCGCACTCCCGCACTCCCGCACCCCCGCACCCCCGCACCCCCGCACCCCCGCACCCCCGCACCCCCGCGAGAAACCGCATACCGGACACAAAAATTCGGGCACCGAACGTAATCCAGCCAAAGTGAGTTCACCGACCTGACATGTCCCTGCCCTGAATGGCACCCTTCCCTCACCAGGCGCACGCGCGCTCACGCGTGGGCGGCTCCCGCGCACAACGCCGTGCGTGACGCACGGCACCACGGCGCACAGCACCACCCGCGTCACCGCACCACCAAGCTCACGTACCACGTACTGCCTGCTCCGCCCCGGACGGTCACCGCCGTCCGGTCGCCCCCTGGCCGCTGGACCAGCGGCCGCGCAGAAGGAGTCCGTGTTGAGCAACTCCCCCACACCCCGCAGACGTTCCGCCCGCCGGCAGGCCACCGCCGTCGGCACCTTCACGGCCGTAGCCGCCCTCCTCGGCATGGCCGTCCAGGCGGGCACCGCGTCAGCCGACAACCCGGCCTCGGGCACCAAGGTCGACACCGGCGCCCTGCCCATGAAGCTCTCCCCGTCCCAGCGCGCCGAGCTGATACGCGAGGCGGACACGAGCACGGCCGCCACCGCCGACACGCTCGGCCTCAGCGCCAAGGAGAAGCTCGTCGTCCGCGACGT from Streptomyces flavofungini includes:
- a CDS encoding response regulator, translating into MNTEVITVLVVDDHPVVRDGLRGMFESAPDFTVLGEAADGVQAVELTARLDPDVVLMDLRMPGGGGVDAIAELTRRGARARVLVLTTYDTDTDTLPAIEAGATGYLLKDAPRDELFGAVRAAAEGRTVLSPAVASRLVQRVRAPDDERLSTREREVLALVARGTSNRDIAKGLFISEATVKTHLTHIYGKLDVKDRAAAVATAYRRGILD
- a CDS encoding sensor histidine kinase — translated: MPRPGTPDGPDATAASGRPSARDARTNSGRPPARDATPTTAPTPTTLVTERWELFHRWGPLVLLAFGSLLSAATAEVVGMGWDAWAVAAGLIVAATGLQVWWIGAARSRPGPSRSGTAYYFLRWALAFTLSWLNPFFVFYAVTGYFGSERLLPHRLVPVGLFATAVVMAGAQAGGLPPHGRIGWVVFGAMLGVNVGLLTVFAHIANKEEERTRFQERTIDQLEAANAALQQALDENAALHAQLLLQAREAGVADERRRLAAEIHDTIAQGLTGIIAQLQVVANTPDRQLAREHLDRATGLARHSLGEARRSVHNLAPVALEHDSLPEALGATVAEWGERTGVRADFTVTGTDGPLHEEIEATLLRIAEEALSNAARHAAATRVGVTLSYMAGEVTLDIRDDGRGFDPLARATRTRTGGFGLTGMRARAERIAGTLTVESEPGGGTAVSARVPLVGDEH
- a CDS encoding ABC transporter permease, whose product is MTTPLGSAESAAAPPSAAAATSPATPGPTPGPHSAPARAPGAARAVLKAEARLFRREPGSLFWILAFPTVLLAVLGSIPSFREAQDDLGGIRLVDAYVPVTVLLSMIMAGIQAMPPVITGYRERGILRRMSATPVRPAAVLGAQMGLHGAAALGSALLSLTVGRAVFDVPLPRQICGYAIALVLATAAALALGALVSALSRTSKAATAVGSAVFFPMMFSAGVWLPVRAMPDALARIVEALPFGAAAEALNQAAAGDWPGPVHLGVLVLWTTALTAAAARWFRWE
- a CDS encoding ABC transporter ATP-binding protein; the encoded protein is MPPPLIEVRDLRKAYGGRAVVDGVSFAVEQGEIFGVLGPNGAGKTTTVECVGGLRVPDAGSVRVAGLDPVADHARVTRVLGAQLQESELQPKLTVREALELYAAFYAHPADWRPLAERLGLTDKLTTRFAKLSGGQKQRLFIALALIGSPRVVVLDELTTGLDPRARRDTWQLIEEVRDSGVTVLLVTHFMEEAQRLCDRIAVIDRGRVAALDTPAGLIGRSAGSTVISFTPSVPLAPADLAALPRLRSTTEKDGRLTLNGTDATVDALLTLLARHRITAHQLRVTDATLDDAFLDLTTTETDPSTAADGPAPPQAAGHQPTRPGHHGAPA
- a CDS encoding ABC transporter ATP-binding protein yields the protein MSTTPAPAQDHGGRSAVRTLTRLWPYVRPVRTRLFTAAFVAIVASCTGLLFPLVLKWIVDGPVADRDTGGVWLGALLLLGLGVAEALLFGFRRWLVARPLAGVEAEMRADLFRHLQRVPVAFHDRWASGQLLSRGTTDLMLVRMFLAFPLTFLLVNGTTIAVGMAILLAQDWTLGLVLLAPVVPMVAFLAYFEGRYAAVARRAQDQVGDLTTVVEESVLGIRIIKGFGRHRSQARAFRELSGTLRGTELVKARLLAAIYGVIMTLPELAIGAALVLGSVQVADGDLSTGTLVAFLSTALALRWPVESIGFLLAMSQEAATATERYFEVLDAEPESDTGADSGTSDSTAGTSDLTTGTSNATTGTSNSTTGTGDSDLGTGTGDSGTGADKAGAAAAVPTPRTPTSPSPLTPAPAPAPAPAPASTPTSTPTPTPTPTDGIRFEAVEFRYPDAPDDAPPVLDRIDLHIRTGETLALVGATGSGKTTLTALVPRLHEVTGGRITLDGEDIAALPRERVRTLVSMAFEEPTLFSASVGENVLMGADGSAGEEELGRALAVAQAEFVHGLPKGADTQVGEQGLSLSGGQRQRLALARAVVGRPRFLVLDDPLSALDVHTEALVEAALRRVLKDTTALVVAHRPSTVLLADRVALLSGGRITAVGTHQELLRENAEYAWLMSGGTDE
- a CDS encoding ABC transporter ATP-binding protein — its product is MNTVGDKKTQPDDEHSDKAVTPADPSARPDSPNSPNSPDDPDNPDTHGSPTTPENADTTDTINNTVNTVNTNKTNKTNKTNTSKTNTSKTSKTAQEALDEAFDQDTLPAPPGATGALLRSLLAPRRARVTLAAVLLLVQQAVIQAGPLLVAYAIDRAVPAFRADDHGPLIAVGVAYLVCAGAAGAFQYAFIVASARVNQDVLLDLRGRIFRHAQALSVDFHERYTSGRLISRATTDVESLRELLNEGLQELLTVVLSFVTISAMLLWLDLGLGAVAVLSFVPLYALIRLYQHRAGKVFRVRSTAVAAVIVKFTETMNGIRPVRAFRRERANEEQFAALNHRHERTNGDALLEMARYVVGSRLVANTAVAGIVLWGAYRVAQDTLALGVLAAAVLYLRRLYDPIDRLGMFLNSYQSAAASLEKIAGLLAQTPSVPEPEAGTEKQLPPLASEHPGRTVEFDGVRFAYRTGGEILPRFDLTLPAGQTVAVVGSTGAGKSTLAKLLARFYDPSAGQVLLDGVDLRELAVPELRRGVVMVTQEAFLFSGTVAENIAIGRPDATRGDIERAAKAIGAHDFIMSLPDGYDTDVRKRGGRISAGQRQLVAFARALLADPAVLILDEATSSLDIPGERAVQRAMDTVLRGRTAVVIAHRLSTVEIADRVLVMEHGRIVEDGAPDELIAGTGPFAELHRAWRDSVVGSGA
- a CDS encoding FAD-dependent monooxygenase, whose product is MPDVPETNADVDVDVDVLIVGGGPVGLTAHVLLERWGVGTSLVEKRTELSPFPRSRLVNVRSMEIFRGLGLAGRITDAAFPAEYGRIRFRDTLSGRDFAGAEMVGVRAPVPESPVTGAVTSQDRLEPLLLGAARGGVRFGAELVGLTEDAECVTAVLVDRRSGEEARVRARYVLAADGANSTVRRLLGIATTGPGELARVTTVVFDADLSGLAARQPAGVYFTAHGTFLPLYPEGGWSWLAPTPDDPAGADWAAVVSRALGGDVTADVLRVQHWTMNAAVAERFRHGRILLAGDAAHALPIMGGLGMNAGLADVHNLCWKLAGVLRGWAGPALVESYEAERLPVAHRTLRQAVANTKLGFEVLERRREQLRSGGAALDDVELPWSERYFAQLGLVLGVSYDSAAVLPDGSPPPEPSVGGEGDGSGEGDGSGEGGEGTEYLPVARPGRRLPHLWLAPERSTLDACGEWFTVLTPDPALWEPRTAGPWPLRVEPLPGEHADACGLGPHGALLVRPDGHIAARWPEAPSTGTVLHQALTALTGPAHA
- a CDS encoding MBL fold metallo-hydrolase, producing the protein MRSAELDLGGRVAELRPVGPAHTASDQTVLVDGRVLFGGDLLETRIFPIVPYFPPYDTDVDGDRWSMVLGELLALGPDIVVPGHGEVTDAALIRDVRDYLVCVRAETYRMRADGATADETAAAVDRAARARWSTWERPEWIGLAARAFHAAGGAA